A portion of the Betta splendens chromosome 2, fBetSpl5.4, whole genome shotgun sequence genome contains these proteins:
- the LOC114870527 gene encoding protein unc-80 homolog isoform X2, with amino-acid sequence MNVQGQIFLLCVVDAGTKTLVVHGQNECDIPTQLPVHEDTQFDALLKECLEFFNIPEARSAHYFLMDKRWNLIHYNKTYVRDIYPFRRSVSPQLNLVHMLPEKGQELIQKQVFSRKLEEVGRVLFLISLTQHMPTIHKQSHVSLLQEDLLRLPSFPRTAIDAEFSLFNEPQGKELFGLDTLHKVLWIKLLEEMFLGMPSEYPWGDEMMLFLNVFNGALLLHPEDSSLLKQYTATAINTSVHFNHLFSLSGYQWILPTMLQVYADYESNPLLRQGIEFCCRQFYILHRKPFILQLFASVAPLLEFTTSTSTGLSKGVSAQCLFDLLVSLEGETQDALDALELVKAEKPLRSLDFCYGNEDLAFSISEAIKLCVTVVAYAPESFRSLQMLMVLEALVPCYLQKLKSNTVTMESASVARDEIAAIAALATSLQALLYSSETLTRPMTAPQMSRCDQGHKGGTTANHAMSGGVNTRDNLHLLEEGQGMPREELDERIAREEFRRPRESLLNICTEFYKHCGPRLKILQNVAGEPRVTALELLDIKSHMRLAEIAHALLKLAPYDTLTMESRGLRRYIMEMLPITDWSSEAVRPALILILKRLDRMFNKIHKMPTLRCARPQALCTRRQVEWEAASSLIEGICLTLQRQPIISFLPHLRSLINVCVNLVMGVVGPSSVADGLPLLHLSPYLSPPLPFSTAVVRLVALQIQALKEDFPLSHVISPFTNQERREGMLLNLLIPFVLTVGSGSKDSPHLEQPEIFLLLQTVINILLPPRIISTSRTKNFMLDASPAHCSTPGDAGKDLRREGLAESTSQAAYLALKVVLVCFERSLGNQWYRLSLQVKEMALRKVGGLAFWDFIDFIVRTRIPIFVLLRPFIQCKLLTQPADSQEEITARHHIADQLERRFIPRPLCKSSLFAEFNNELKILKEAVHSGSAYQGKTSISTVGTSTSAYRLSLATMSRSNTGTGTVWEQDSQPSRQPSQDTLSRTDEDDEENDSISIPSVVSEHEAFLPRVISQRRFSSHATGSAAAQPEAPRTTMLPSHSEPNVLDESQGLLQEGNLSRVASVQSEPGQQNLLIQPPLGRKRGLRQLRRPLLSIPKNEPRGRSGARLSTTRRSIQPKNKPLAHGDQKRSVTFTENQRQQAPSAVDSPLEGRKTSPTSFPTLEVPSTGSATVTADLHSCANTQVPPTISSSEQREPWGLGSRLSPPPSISRPSTSTPLSGTCSPLPWSRTCSPPPLCRTTSPLPPPLPLLSTAPAPGPPPPLVPSVPLLLPPPLGPPRIRESPGDEDTTELLPHSGTLLQLSEDDGTENPLLTPLLSPPLPCRSPRRSPLPFSPVDLDLDESHV; translated from the exons ATGAATGTCCAGGGTCAAATATTTCTCCTATGCGTTGTTGATGCAGGGACTAAAACACTGGTGGTGCATGGACAGAATGAATGTGACATCCCAACACAGCTTCCAGTTCATGAAGACACACAGTTTGATGCCCTGCTGAAG GAGTGCCTTGAATTCTTTAACATCCCAGAGGCAAGATCTGCACACTACTTCCTAATGGACAAGCGATGGAATCTCATCCATTATAATAAG ACGTATGTAAGAGACATCTACCCCTTCCGAAGGTCTGTTTCTCCTCAACTCAACCTAGTCCACATGCTGCCAGAGAAAGGGCAGGAGCTTATCCAAAAACAG GTGTTTTCCCGTAAACTAGAAGAGGTTGGGCGGGttctcttcctcatctcccttACACAGCACATGCCAACCATACACAAGCAATCTCATGTTTCGCTCCTCCAAGAAGATCTCCTGCGCCTGCCCTCCTTCCCCCGAACTGCCATTGATGCAGAGTTCTCTCTGTTCAACGAACCACAAG GTAAGGAGCTGTTCGGCTTGGACACCCTCCACAAGGTGCTGTGGAttaagctgctggaggagatgtTTCTAGGCATGCCCAGTGAATACCCTTGGGGTGATGAGATGATGCTTTTCCTCAACGTTTTCAACGGAGCACTGCTACTTCACCCAGAAGACAGCTCCCTCCTCAAGCAGTACACTGCCACCGCCATCAATACCTCTGTTCACTTCAACCATCTCTTTTCGTTGAGTGGTTACCAGTGGATCCTGCCAACAATGCTGCAG GTCTATGCCGATTATGAAAGCAACCCTTTACTGAGGCAGGGCATAGAGTTTTGCTGCCGTCAGTTTTATATCCTCCACCGCAAGCCCTtcatcctgcagctgtttgcaagtgtggctccactgttggaattcaca accagcaccagcactggTCTGTCCAAAGGAGTGTCGGCACAGTGTCTTTTTGACCTGCTGGTGTCTCTGGAGGGTGAGACCCAGGATGCCCTTGATGCTTTGGAGCTGGTCAAGGCAGAGAAACCATTACGATCTCTTG atttCTGTTATGGTAATGAAGACTTGGCCTTTTCTATCAGTGAGGCCATCaagctgtgtgttactgtggttGCTTATGCTCCTGAATCCTTCAGGAG TCTCCAGATGCTGATGGTGCTCGAGGCCTTGGTGCCCTGCTACCTCCAGAAGCTCAAGAGCAACACAGTTACAATGGAGTCGGCATCAGTTGCCAGGGATGAGATTGCAGCCATCGCCGCTCTGGCCACGTCACTGCAGGCCCTACTCTACAGCTCTGAGACCCTCACAAG GCCCATGACAGCGCCTCAGATGTCCCGCTGCGATCAGGGCCATAAGGGAGGCACAACAGCCAATCACGCCATGTCAGGAGGGGTCAACACCAG GGACAACCTCCACCTGTTAGAAGAAGGTCAGGGCATGCCAAGAGAGGAGTTGGACGAGCGCATTGCCAGGGAAGAGTTTCGCCGGCCACGCGAGTCACTGTTAAACATCTGCACCGAGTTTTACAAGCACTGTGGACCACGCCTCAAAATCCTGCAGAATGTTGCTGGTGAACCCCGGGTAACGGCCCTGGAACTGCTGGACATCAAGTCCCACATGAG GCTAGCAGAGATTGCCCATGCTCTACTGAAGCTGGCACCTTATGACACCCTGACCATGGAGAGCCGAGGACTGCGGCGTTACATCATGGAAATGCTCCCTATAACGGATTGGTCGTCAGAAGCGGTCCGCCCTgctctcatcctcatcctcaaaCGGCTGGATCGCATGTTCAACAAAATCCACAAGATGCCTACGCTCAGGTGCGCTCGCCCACAGGCATTATGCACCAG GAGACAGGTTGAGTGGGAGGCAGCCAGCAGTCTGATCGAAGGGATCTGCCTCACCCTTCAACGACAGCCAATCATTTCTTTCCTTCCACACCTTCGATCACTGATAAATGTCTGCGTTAACCTG GTGATGGGTGTGGTTGGACCCTCCAGTGTGGCAGATGGGCTCCCACTTCTCCACCTCAGCCCCTATCTCTCACCTCCACTGCCCTTCAGCACAGCAGTGGTTAGACTGGTTGCACTGCAGATCCAA GCACTGAAGGAAGACTTCCCTCTCAGCCATGTGATTTCACCTTTCACCAACCAGGAGAGGCGAGAAGGGATGCTGCTTAACCTGCTAATTCCCTTTGTACTGACAGTGGGGTCTGGAAGCAAAG ACAGTCCCCACCTTGAGCAGCCTGAGATCTTCCTGCTTCTCCAGACAGTCATCAATATCCTCCTACCTCCTCGTATCATCTCTACCTCTCGCACCAAAAACTTCATGCTTGACGCTTCTCCGGCTCACTGTTCCACCCCAGGCGATGCGGGGAAGGATCTGCGTCGAGAGGGTTTAGCTGAGTCTACCAGTCAGGCCGCATATCTGG CTCTGAAGGTTGTCCTGGTTTGCTTTGAGCGCTCACTGGGAAACCAGTGGTACCGGCTGAGCCTGCAGGTGAAAGAGATGGCTCTAAGGAAGGTGGGCGGCTTGGCCTTCTGGGACTTCATTGACTTCATCGTCCGAACCCGTATCCCTATTTTTGTCCTGCTGAGGCCCTTCATACAGTGCAAG TTGTTGACGCAGCCCGCTGACTCTCAGGAGGAGATCACTGCACGTCACCACATCGCCGACCAGCTGGAGCGACGCTTCATTCCGAGACCTCTTTGCAAGAGCTCCCTTTTCGCAGAGTTTAACAATGAACTGAAGATACTCAAGGAGGCCGTGCACAGTGGCTCTG CTTACCAAGGCAAAACGTCTATCAGCACAGTGGGCACCTCTACATCAGCATACCGCCTCAGTTTGGCGACAATGTCCCGCTCCAACACTGGCACCGGCACAGTCTGGGAGCAGGACAGCCAACCGTCACGCCAGCCCTCCCAGGACACCCTCAGCCGCACCGATGAGGACGATGAAGAGA ACGACTCCATAAGCATTCCCAGTGTTGTGAGCGAGCATGAAGCCTTCCTGCCCAGGGTAATATCACAGCGCCGCTTCTCCAGCCACGCCACTGGTTCAGCTGCCGCCCAGCCCGAGGCCCCCCGCACCACCATGCTGCCCAGCCACAG TGAACCCAATGTGCTAGATGAGTCCCAGGGCCTTCTGCAGGAGGGTAACCTCTCTAG GGTTGCCAGCGTGCAGAGCGAGCCAGGCCAGCAGAACCTTCTCATACAGCCACCGCTAGGACGAAAGCGTGGCCTCAGGCAG CTGCGCCGCCCCCTGCTGTCCATCCCCAAGAATGAGCCACGTGGTCGATCTGGAGCAAGACTTTCTACAACCCGAAGAAGCATTCAGCCCAAGAACAAACCACTGG CACACGGAGACCAGAAGAGGTCCGTCACCTTTACAGAGAATCAAAGGCAGCAGGCTCCCAGCGCTGTGGACTCTCCACTCGAGGGCAGGAAGACTAGTCCTACCTCTTTCCCCACGCTGGAAGTGCCTTCCACTGGCTCAGCCACAGTCACTGCCGACCTCCACAGCTGTGCCAACACACAG GTCCCTCCAACTATAAGCAGCAGTGAGCAGAGAGAGCCGTGGGGCCTCGGGAGCAgactctctcctcccccctccatctCTCGCCCCTCTACCTCAACACCCCTTTCTGGGACCTGCTCCCCGCTGCCATGGTCCCGAacctgctcccccccccctttatgCCGGACCACCTCTCCACTCCCTCCGCCGCTTCCTCTTCTGAGCACGGCACCTGCTCCAGGTCCCCCACCACCCCTGGTGCCTTCAGTCCCGCTTCTTCTTCCGCCTCCACTGGGGCCGCCCAGGATCAGAGAGAGCCCTGGGGACGAGGACACCACAGAGCTCCTGCCGCACAGCGGCACCCTGCTTCAACTCAGTGAGGACGATGGGACGGAGAACCCCCTCCTCACTCCTCTGCTGTCCCCTCCCTTGCCTTGTCGGTCACCCCGCAGGTCACCCCTGCCCTTCTCGCCTGTGGACTTAGATCTGGATGAGTCCCACGTGTGA
- the LOC114870527 gene encoding protein unc-80 homolog isoform X3: MNVQGQIFLLCVVDAGTKTLVVHGQNECDIPTQLPVHEDTQFDALLKECLEFFNIPEARSAHYFLMDKRWNLIHYNKTYVRDIYPFRRSVSPQLNLVHMLPEKGQELIQKQVFSRKLEEVGRVLFLISLTQHMPTIHKQSHVSLLQEDLLRLPSFPRTAIDAEFSLFNEPQGKELFGLDTLHKVLWIKLLEEMFLGMPSEYPWGDEMMLFLNVFNGALLLHPEDSSLLKQYTATAINTSVHFNHLFSLSGYQWILPTMLQVYADYESNPLLRQGIEFCCRQFYILHRKPFILQLFASVAPLLEFTTSTSTGLSKGVSAQCLFDLLVSLEGETQDALDALELVKAEKPLRSLDFCYGNEDLAFSISEAIKLCVTVVAYAPESFRSLQMLMVLEALVPCYLQKLKSNTVTMESASVARDEIAAIAALATSLQALLYSSETLTRPMTAPQMSRCDQGHKGGTTANHAMSGGVNTRDNLHLLEEGQGMPREELDERIAREEFRRPRESLLNICTEFYKHCGPRLKILQNVAGEPRVTALELLDIKSHMRLAEIAHALLKLAPYDTLTMESRGLRRYIMEMLPITDWSSEAVRPALILILKRLDRMFNKIHKMPTLRRQVEWEAASSLIEGICLTLQRQPIISFLPHLRSLINVCVNLVMGVVGPSSVADGLPLLHLSPYLSPPLPFSTAVVRLVALQIQALKEDFPLSHVISPFTNQERREGMLLNLLIPFVLTVGSGSKDSPHLEQPEIFLLLQTVINILLPPRIISTSRTKNFMLDASPAHCSTPGDAGKDLRREGLAESTSQAAYLALKVVLVCFERSLGNQWYRLSLQVKEMALRKVGGLAFWDFIDFIVRTRIPIFVLLRPFIQCKLLTQPADSQEEITARHHIADQLERRFIPRPLCKSSLFAEFNNELKILKEAVHSGSAYQGKTSISTVGTSTSAYRLSLATMSRSNTGTGTVWEQDSQPSRQPSQDTLSRTDEDDEENDSISIPSVVSEHEAFLPRVISQRRFSSHATGSAAAQPEAPRTTMLPSHSEPNVLDESQGLLQEGNLSRVASVQSEPGQQNLLIQPPLGRKRGLRQLRRPLLSIPKNEPRGRSGARLSTTRRSIQPKNKPLETLLDCEAHGDQKRSVTFTENQRQQAPSAVDSPLEGRKTSPTSFPTLEVPSTGSATVTADLHSCANTQVPPTISSSEQREPWGLGSRLSPPPSISRPSTSTPLSGTCSPLPWSRTCSPPPLCRTTSPLPPPLPLLSTAPAPGPPPPLVPSVPLLLPPPLGPPRIRESPGDEDTTELLPHSGTLLQLSEDDGTENPLLTPLLSPPLPCRSPRRSPLPFSPVDLDLDESHV, translated from the exons ATGAATGTCCAGGGTCAAATATTTCTCCTATGCGTTGTTGATGCAGGGACTAAAACACTGGTGGTGCATGGACAGAATGAATGTGACATCCCAACACAGCTTCCAGTTCATGAAGACACACAGTTTGATGCCCTGCTGAAG GAGTGCCTTGAATTCTTTAACATCCCAGAGGCAAGATCTGCACACTACTTCCTAATGGACAAGCGATGGAATCTCATCCATTATAATAAG ACGTATGTAAGAGACATCTACCCCTTCCGAAGGTCTGTTTCTCCTCAACTCAACCTAGTCCACATGCTGCCAGAGAAAGGGCAGGAGCTTATCCAAAAACAG GTGTTTTCCCGTAAACTAGAAGAGGTTGGGCGGGttctcttcctcatctcccttACACAGCACATGCCAACCATACACAAGCAATCTCATGTTTCGCTCCTCCAAGAAGATCTCCTGCGCCTGCCCTCCTTCCCCCGAACTGCCATTGATGCAGAGTTCTCTCTGTTCAACGAACCACAAG GTAAGGAGCTGTTCGGCTTGGACACCCTCCACAAGGTGCTGTGGAttaagctgctggaggagatgtTTCTAGGCATGCCCAGTGAATACCCTTGGGGTGATGAGATGATGCTTTTCCTCAACGTTTTCAACGGAGCACTGCTACTTCACCCAGAAGACAGCTCCCTCCTCAAGCAGTACACTGCCACCGCCATCAATACCTCTGTTCACTTCAACCATCTCTTTTCGTTGAGTGGTTACCAGTGGATCCTGCCAACAATGCTGCAG GTCTATGCCGATTATGAAAGCAACCCTTTACTGAGGCAGGGCATAGAGTTTTGCTGCCGTCAGTTTTATATCCTCCACCGCAAGCCCTtcatcctgcagctgtttgcaagtgtggctccactgttggaattcaca accagcaccagcactggTCTGTCCAAAGGAGTGTCGGCACAGTGTCTTTTTGACCTGCTGGTGTCTCTGGAGGGTGAGACCCAGGATGCCCTTGATGCTTTGGAGCTGGTCAAGGCAGAGAAACCATTACGATCTCTTG atttCTGTTATGGTAATGAAGACTTGGCCTTTTCTATCAGTGAGGCCATCaagctgtgtgttactgtggttGCTTATGCTCCTGAATCCTTCAGGAG TCTCCAGATGCTGATGGTGCTCGAGGCCTTGGTGCCCTGCTACCTCCAGAAGCTCAAGAGCAACACAGTTACAATGGAGTCGGCATCAGTTGCCAGGGATGAGATTGCAGCCATCGCCGCTCTGGCCACGTCACTGCAGGCCCTACTCTACAGCTCTGAGACCCTCACAAG GCCCATGACAGCGCCTCAGATGTCCCGCTGCGATCAGGGCCATAAGGGAGGCACAACAGCCAATCACGCCATGTCAGGAGGGGTCAACACCAG GGACAACCTCCACCTGTTAGAAGAAGGTCAGGGCATGCCAAGAGAGGAGTTGGACGAGCGCATTGCCAGGGAAGAGTTTCGCCGGCCACGCGAGTCACTGTTAAACATCTGCACCGAGTTTTACAAGCACTGTGGACCACGCCTCAAAATCCTGCAGAATGTTGCTGGTGAACCCCGGGTAACGGCCCTGGAACTGCTGGACATCAAGTCCCACATGAG GCTAGCAGAGATTGCCCATGCTCTACTGAAGCTGGCACCTTATGACACCCTGACCATGGAGAGCCGAGGACTGCGGCGTTACATCATGGAAATGCTCCCTATAACGGATTGGTCGTCAGAAGCGGTCCGCCCTgctctcatcctcatcctcaaaCGGCTGGATCGCATGTTCAACAAAATCCACAAGATGCCTACGCTCAG GAGACAGGTTGAGTGGGAGGCAGCCAGCAGTCTGATCGAAGGGATCTGCCTCACCCTTCAACGACAGCCAATCATTTCTTTCCTTCCACACCTTCGATCACTGATAAATGTCTGCGTTAACCTG GTGATGGGTGTGGTTGGACCCTCCAGTGTGGCAGATGGGCTCCCACTTCTCCACCTCAGCCCCTATCTCTCACCTCCACTGCCCTTCAGCACAGCAGTGGTTAGACTGGTTGCACTGCAGATCCAA GCACTGAAGGAAGACTTCCCTCTCAGCCATGTGATTTCACCTTTCACCAACCAGGAGAGGCGAGAAGGGATGCTGCTTAACCTGCTAATTCCCTTTGTACTGACAGTGGGGTCTGGAAGCAAAG ACAGTCCCCACCTTGAGCAGCCTGAGATCTTCCTGCTTCTCCAGACAGTCATCAATATCCTCCTACCTCCTCGTATCATCTCTACCTCTCGCACCAAAAACTTCATGCTTGACGCTTCTCCGGCTCACTGTTCCACCCCAGGCGATGCGGGGAAGGATCTGCGTCGAGAGGGTTTAGCTGAGTCTACCAGTCAGGCCGCATATCTGG CTCTGAAGGTTGTCCTGGTTTGCTTTGAGCGCTCACTGGGAAACCAGTGGTACCGGCTGAGCCTGCAGGTGAAAGAGATGGCTCTAAGGAAGGTGGGCGGCTTGGCCTTCTGGGACTTCATTGACTTCATCGTCCGAACCCGTATCCCTATTTTTGTCCTGCTGAGGCCCTTCATACAGTGCAAG TTGTTGACGCAGCCCGCTGACTCTCAGGAGGAGATCACTGCACGTCACCACATCGCCGACCAGCTGGAGCGACGCTTCATTCCGAGACCTCTTTGCAAGAGCTCCCTTTTCGCAGAGTTTAACAATGAACTGAAGATACTCAAGGAGGCCGTGCACAGTGGCTCTG CTTACCAAGGCAAAACGTCTATCAGCACAGTGGGCACCTCTACATCAGCATACCGCCTCAGTTTGGCGACAATGTCCCGCTCCAACACTGGCACCGGCACAGTCTGGGAGCAGGACAGCCAACCGTCACGCCAGCCCTCCCAGGACACCCTCAGCCGCACCGATGAGGACGATGAAGAGA ACGACTCCATAAGCATTCCCAGTGTTGTGAGCGAGCATGAAGCCTTCCTGCCCAGGGTAATATCACAGCGCCGCTTCTCCAGCCACGCCACTGGTTCAGCTGCCGCCCAGCCCGAGGCCCCCCGCACCACCATGCTGCCCAGCCACAG TGAACCCAATGTGCTAGATGAGTCCCAGGGCCTTCTGCAGGAGGGTAACCTCTCTAG GGTTGCCAGCGTGCAGAGCGAGCCAGGCCAGCAGAACCTTCTCATACAGCCACCGCTAGGACGAAAGCGTGGCCTCAGGCAG CTGCGCCGCCCCCTGCTGTCCATCCCCAAGAATGAGCCACGTGGTCGATCTGGAGCAAGACTTTCTACAACCCGAAGAAGCATTCAGCCCAAGAACAAACCACTGG AAACATTATTGGACTGTGAAG CACACGGAGACCAGAAGAGGTCCGTCACCTTTACAGAGAATCAAAGGCAGCAGGCTCCCAGCGCTGTGGACTCTCCACTCGAGGGCAGGAAGACTAGTCCTACCTCTTTCCCCACGCTGGAAGTGCCTTCCACTGGCTCAGCCACAGTCACTGCCGACCTCCACAGCTGTGCCAACACACAG GTCCCTCCAACTATAAGCAGCAGTGAGCAGAGAGAGCCGTGGGGCCTCGGGAGCAgactctctcctcccccctccatctCTCGCCCCTCTACCTCAACACCCCTTTCTGGGACCTGCTCCCCGCTGCCATGGTCCCGAacctgctcccccccccctttatgCCGGACCACCTCTCCACTCCCTCCGCCGCTTCCTCTTCTGAGCACGGCACCTGCTCCAGGTCCCCCACCACCCCTGGTGCCTTCAGTCCCGCTTCTTCTTCCGCCTCCACTGGGGCCGCCCAGGATCAGAGAGAGCCCTGGGGACGAGGACACCACAGAGCTCCTGCCGCACAGCGGCACCCTGCTTCAACTCAGTGAGGACGATGGGACGGAGAACCCCCTCCTCACTCCTCTGCTGTCCCCTCCCTTGCCTTGTCGGTCACCCCGCAGGTCACCCCTGCCCTTCTCGCCTGTGGACTTAGATCTGGATGAGTCCCACGTGTGA